A window of Lusitaniella coriacea LEGE 07157 genomic DNA:
TGCTTGATCGCCATAGGGAAATTGTAGGATGCGCGATCGCGCGTTGACCATTTTTTCCACCCAACGCAGGGGCAAACCTTTCCCGTCAATGGCGAGTTCAAACGCCCCAGCAATGGTTTTGGGGTGGGACAGCGCTTCTCGAATCATCTCATCGTAACCGAGAGGAAGGTGGGTATCGGCGTGCAGAAAGAGGAGAATGTCTCCGGTTGCAATGGCTGCGCCAGCGTTCATCTGTTGCGCGCGTCCTGTCTTTGGGGAGGAAATGACTTTAACTCCAGCATTTTGAGCGAGTTCGATGGTGTTATCCTCGCTTCCCCCATCAACCACAATAATTTCGAGATCGGCACCGATTTGAGTATAATGTAACGTCTTTAGAAGGGTTGCGGCTTCGTTTAAGGCGGGGATGATGACGGAAAGGGTAGCTTTGACCATTTAACCAATAACTTTCTCCTGTATTTTGATAGCTGATAACTGATGTGAATTAGAACAGGGAATAGTGAGAAAAAACAACGGTACGATAGGGATTTAGGACTGTGAACCATATTAAGCGTGACTGAAAACTGTAATTGCCCCATGTCCAGTTGGTTAGACCATTTACAACACTATCGCGCGATCGCGGTTATTCGTTCTGCAAACATCGAACAAGGCGTGCAAATGGCACAAGCGGTTGCGACGGGGGGAATGAAATTTATTGAAATTACTTGGAACAGCGAGCAACCCGAAGTATTAATCGAGCGGTTACGCCAAAGCTTACCCCACTGCTACATTGGTACCGGAACGATTTTAAACCCAGAACAGATGCAACGCGCGATCGCGGCAGGCGCTCAATTTATCTTCTCACCCCACGTCGATTCTGCCCTCATTACGATCGCGAACGAAGCTGGCATTCCCATGATACCGGGGGCGCTCACCCCGACAGAAATGGTTCGAGCTTGGCAAGCGGGGGCAACCTGCGTCAAAGTGTTTCCCATCCAAGCCGTTGGCGGCGCGAGCTATATTAAAGCTTTACAGGGTCCCCTAGGGCAAATTCCGCTCATTCCCACCGGAGGCGTTACCCTAGAAAATGCAAAGGATTTTATTGAAGCCGGGGCGATTGCGGTTGGGTTATCCAGTCAGCTTTTTCCCCCAGATTTACTCAGGGTAGGAGATTGGCGCGCGATCGCGCAACGCGCCCAACACTTTCAAACTCAACTCAATGACTCATGAATTCCAACCCCGTCTCCCCACTTATCATCTCTGAGCGATTTCATATTTAGGAGGCTTTAAGTATGCAGCACCATCATTTGCACAAACGCCTGCGTTGGTTGGGGACTGTTTTAATCAGCACAACCCTCACCCTAACCGCCCTCAACATCGGGTCAATCCCCGAACCCCTTTTCGCCCAACCTTCCCAAGAGCAAATATCCCAAAG
This region includes:
- a CDS encoding bifunctional 4-hydroxy-2-oxoglutarate aldolase/2-dehydro-3-deoxy-phosphogluconate aldolase, producing MSSWLDHLQHYRAIAVIRSANIEQGVQMAQAVATGGMKFIEITWNSEQPEVLIERLRQSLPHCYIGTGTILNPEQMQRAIAAGAQFIFSPHVDSALITIANEAGIPMIPGALTPTEMVRAWQAGATCVKVFPIQAVGGASYIKALQGPLGQIPLIPTGGVTLENAKDFIEAGAIAVGLSSQLFPPDLLRVGDWRAIAQRAQHFQTQLNDS
- a CDS encoding TIGR04283 family arsenosugar biosynthesis glycosyltransferase — protein: MVKATLSVIIPALNEAATLLKTLHYTQIGADLEIIVVDGGSEDNTIELAQNAGVKVISSPKTGRAQQMNAGAAIATGDILLFLHADTHLPLGYDEMIREALSHPKTIAGAFELAIDGKGLPLRWVEKMVNARSRILQFPYGDQALFLKTSVFLELGGFPNLPIMEDFEFIRQLKGQGRITILPAKVLTSGRRWQKLGVFKTTLINQTIILGYFLGVPPTTLRRWYRRQAR